One Thalassotalea hakodatensis DNA segment encodes these proteins:
- a CDS encoding DUF7281 domain-containing protein yields the protein MHDKRIGKYLHSIEQSKAINYSKFLALLPEQLCEEVKEKATIKFLSKGSVIVEVSCEQLLEKLRSLAIEPSSRIDATLLGDSHKVNTSTSYLLAYHQSSVDVHPDTIISSNDETHLRFQPKKRLVIIENAELFFARETLFAQMNKAFSLSLSFDNTDLVFGAGNQISNKHNYTFINQYESILCFFDYDLGGLKIYKAMRNMVGSKAKFLEPSSDNLTEFFIKKPKTQEQYTKALETANSLGLSKLHSLFESKKSFMEQEALLAL from the coding sequence ATGCACGACAAAAGAATTGGTAAGTATCTTCATAGTATTGAGCAATCCAAAGCAATTAATTACTCGAAATTTCTTGCTTTACTGCCTGAACAATTGTGTGAAGAAGTTAAAGAAAAAGCGACTATTAAATTTTTAAGTAAAGGCTCTGTAATCGTTGAGGTTTCTTGTGAGCAACTTTTAGAAAAATTGCGCTCATTGGCGATTGAACCGTCAAGTCGCATTGATGCAACGTTGCTAGGTGACTCTCATAAAGTAAATACATCGACTAGCTACTTGTTAGCGTACCATCAATCTTCCGTTGATGTTCACCCCGATACGATTATTAGTAGTAATGACGAAACACACCTTAGATTTCAACCTAAAAAACGTCTAGTGATTATTGAAAATGCAGAGCTATTTTTCGCAAGAGAAACACTATTTGCTCAGATGAACAAAGCGTTTTCTCTTTCCTTGTCATTTGACAATACAGATTTGGTTTTTGGTGCCGGAAATCAAATATCCAACAAGCATAACTATACATTTATCAATCAGTATGAATCGATTTTATGCTTCTTTGATTACGATTTGGGTGGTTTGAAAATATATAAGGCGATGCGAAATATGGTAGGGAGCAAGGCTAAATTCTTGGAGCCTAGCTCAGATAATTTAACTGAATTTTTCATAAAGAAACCGAAGACCCAAGAACAGTACACAAAGGCGTTAGAAACTGCCAACAGTCTTGGCTTAAGCAAGCTACACAGCTTGTTTGAATCAAAAAAATCATTCATGGAGCAAGAAGCTTTGTTGGCTTTATAA
- a CDS encoding WYL domain-containing protein: protein MFRGHFSRSDLTNKFEMGLANATRDIALYKELSPKNMELESSKKQYLQAKAFKPLFKHDAKKTLIKLANDITDGFDAIGDVTFPIEAPSQLNVPDIFIVAKLVQAILNNKPVNVIYTSLSSGSASRELVPHSIVDNGLRWHVRAFDRKTKSFRDFVLTRISKVTIKNQTAESHEDKLEDHQWMRMMPLQLVAHPKNVQHPTAIAMDYGMENGVLELNVRAALAGYLLRRWNVDCTTNADLAGGEYQLWLKNRQTLYGAENLAIAPGYQQSEDD, encoded by the coding sequence ATGTTTAGAGGTCACTTCAGTCGCAGTGATTTAACTAACAAGTTTGAGATGGGATTGGCAAATGCGACTCGTGACATTGCCCTGTATAAAGAGCTATCACCAAAGAATATGGAGCTTGAAAGCTCTAAAAAACAATATTTGCAAGCAAAAGCCTTTAAACCGCTTTTCAAGCATGATGCGAAGAAAACGTTAATAAAACTCGCTAATGATATTACGGATGGCTTTGATGCTATCGGTGACGTGACTTTCCCTATCGAAGCACCAAGCCAATTAAACGTTCCTGATATATTCATTGTTGCCAAACTTGTTCAAGCGATACTAAATAACAAACCCGTCAATGTTATTTATACCTCGTTAAGCAGTGGTTCTGCCTCAAGAGAGTTAGTTCCTCATTCAATTGTTGATAATGGACTACGTTGGCACGTGAGGGCCTTTGATAGAAAAACAAAATCTTTCAGAGATTTTGTGCTTACTCGGATAAGCAAAGTTACGATTAAAAACCAGACTGCTGAGTCACATGAAGACAAATTAGAGGATCATCAATGGATGAGAATGATGCCTTTGCAGCTAGTAGCCCATCCAAAAAATGTTCAACATCCTACAGCTATTGCGATGGATTATGGTATGGAAAATGGTGTTCTTGAGTTAAATGTACGGGCAGCGTTAGCTGGATACTTGCTTAGACGATGGAATGTAGATTGCACCACCAATGCAGATCTTGCGGGTGGCGAATATCAACTTTGGTTGAAGAATAGGCAAACTCTGTATGGAGCAGAAAATCTTGCCATTGCTCCCGGTTATCAGCAGTCAGAGGACGACTAA